In Vicia villosa cultivar HV-30 ecotype Madison, WI unplaced genomic scaffold, Vvil1.0 ctg.002782F_1_1, whole genome shotgun sequence, one DNA window encodes the following:
- the LOC131639802 gene encoding uncharacterized protein LOC131639802, with translation MSQFDINNRWYVASVSYSDDKTPGRTFKLNDYTLLDDIIDEIHYRLPYRDKRKVVKLEYRSPSVDNKGDIVYNNFELKNRENVSSMCRTYLEFEEEISLELVATVQRTVKQTLKMCKCPLDY, from the coding sequence atgtcgCAATTTGATATCAATAACCGTTGGTATGTCGCAAGTGTCTCCTACTCCGACGATAAAACACCCGGGAGAACGTTCAAACTCAACGATTACACCTTGCTCGACGATATCATTGACGAAATCCACTATCGTCTACCTTACAGAGACAAGCGAAAGGTTGTGAAactcgagtatcgttcaccttCAGTTGACAACAAAGGGGACATTGTTTACAACAATTTTGAGCTCAAGAACCGAGAGAATGTTTCGTCGATGTGTCGAACGTATTTAGAGTTTGAAGAGGAAATTTCGCTGGAGTTGGTAGCGACGGTACAAAGAACAGTCAAACAAACCTTAAAAATGTGCAAGTGTCCACTAGACTATTga